The genomic interval CTCGTCGCGCTTATCGCTGTTGCTGTTGCTGCTGTTCGCTCTGGCTGCGCATCAATTCATCCATGCGGCGCTGGCGGTCGGCGGGAGTCAGGCGCAGAACGCGCTCGATAGCCGCATTGAGGGCGCTAGGTTTAAATGGCTTGGTCAGATACTCATCGACCCCGGAGAGAAGGCCTGTGAGCTGATCCTCCTCGCGTGTCATCGCACTGAGGATGATCATCGGAGTATCGGCGGTGCGCGCATCGCCCCGCAGGCAGCGTACCAGCTGGTAGCCATCCATCCGGGGCATCTTCACATCGATGATGACGCAATCGGGGTGATGGGCATAGACCTGTTCCAGGCCCTGGACGCCGTCATAAGCGACGATGACTTCGTACGAGCCTTGGAGATTCACGGCATATTTGATAAGCTCTACAATAGTAGGATTATCGTCGATGACCAGCACTTTCTTCATCGTC from Thermogemmatispora onikobensis carries:
- a CDS encoding response regulator transcription factor, producing the protein MKKVLVIDDNPTIVELIKYAVNLQGSYEVIVAYDGVQGLEQVYAHHPDCVIIDVKMPRMDGYQLVRCLRGDARTADTPMIILSAMTREEDQLTGLLSGVDEYLTKPFKPSALNAAIERVLRLTPADRQRRMDELMRSQSEQQQQQQR